In a single window of the Magnolia sinica isolate HGM2019 chromosome 7, MsV1, whole genome shotgun sequence genome:
- the LOC131251098 gene encoding uncharacterized protein LOC131251098 isoform X2 has protein sequence MLLDWQVLFQEFLGQMLKYVEQELAKKRGKSIDATDHIENDLQSAEDELYIIPKHLKVQNHKRWKLTGAKSQNSCFCLAHADYSDRLDFGTCMPCRKL, from the exons atgCTGCTTGACTGGCAAGTGCTGTTTCAAGAGTTTCTGGGACaaat GTTGAAGTATGTTGAACAAGAATTGGCAAAGAAAAGGGGCAAGAGCATTGATGCTACAGATCATATTGAGAATGATTTACAAAGTGCAGAGGATGAATTGTACATCATTCCAAAGCATCTTAAG GTGCAAAATCACAAAAGGTGGAAACTAACAGGTGCAAAATCACAAAATTCCTGTTTTTGCTTGGCTCATGCGGATTATTCAGACAGGTTGGATTTTGGTACATGTATGCCATGTAGAAAATTGTag
- the LOC131251098 gene encoding uncharacterized protein LOC131251098 isoform X1 translates to MRVSISRFFFSVFYAFIGSICVMVGVVCLPMLSAEFLTSPIVPTDSFQLVSTPIFPCFLVYRLKYVEQELAKKRGKSIDATDHIENDLQSAEDELYIIPKHLKDFNQLCLNLGLQALHPFDATRATSRPYRGFVFIYLFI, encoded by the exons ATGCGTGTTTCCATAAGTAGATTTTTTTTCAGTGTTTTTTATGCATTTATTGGTTCGATTTGTGTTATGGTTGGCGTTGTTTGTCTGCCAATGTTGAGTGCTGAATTCTTAACTTCTCCAATTGTACCGACTGACTCCTTTCAACTTGTATCAACTCCCATATTTCCATGTTTTCTTGTTTATAGGTTGAAGTATGTTGAACAAGAATTGGCAAAGAAAAGGGGCAAGAGCATTGATGCTACAGATCATATTGAGAATGATTTACAAAGTGCAGAGGATGAATTGTACATCATTCCAAAGCATCTTAAG gattttaatcaattgtgcctgaatttaggcctacaagcacttcacCCTTTTGATGCCACTCGTGCTacgagtagaccatatagaggatttgtttttatttatttatttatttga